From one Culex quinquefasciatus strain JHB chromosome 3, VPISU_Cqui_1.0_pri_paternal, whole genome shotgun sequence genomic stretch:
- the LOC6037290 gene encoding uncharacterized protein LOC6037290 produces MNRTLITVLLLISLQSILAADFLDVLKGDGLGMGVKKRLVVHRIGQCLGHKNLSIYMPDFQVAPYNRTHYSVNGEVIFHEDFPNGWTASATVKKCDSFSASANCRPFLSNIANTDVCNMLAATDAIYGRYMSNISPKAQCPFRKGTYVVKDQIVEDDTTRFLPGSGNTYWEVKSTGKVGDRMVLCFIIQLNSRPKKTKESSGP; encoded by the coding sequence ATGAACCGTACACTGATCACAGTTCTCCTACTGATCTCGCTCCAGTCGATTCTCGCCGCTGACTTCCTGGATGTCCTCAAAGGCGACGGTTTAGGCATGGGCGTCAAGAAGCGCCTCGTGGTGCACCGGATTGGCCAGTGCCTTGGCCACAAGAACCTTTCGATCTACATGCCCGACTTCCAGGTAGCACCGTACAACCGCACTCATTACTCCGTCAACGGTGAAGTTATCTTCCACGAGGACTTTCCAAACGGGTGGACAGCTTCGGCCACCGTCAAAAAGTGCGACAGCTTCAGTGCCTCGGCCAACTGCCGGCCCTTCCTGAGCAACATTGCCAACACGGACGTTTGCAACATGCTGGCCGCCACCGACGCCATCTATGGCCGGTACATGAGCAACATCTCACCGAAGGCGCAGTGCCCGTTCCGGAAGGGAACCTACGTGGTTAAGGACCAGATAGTGGAGGACGACACGACGCGGTTCTTGCCGGGTTCCGGAAACACCTACTGGGAGGTCAAGTCAACTGGGAAGGTTGGGGACCGCATGGTGTTGTGCTTCATAATACAGCTCAACTCACGACCCAAGAAGACCAAGGAATCTAGTGGGCCTTGA
- the LOC6037292 gene encoding uncharacterized protein LOC6037292, with the protein MRNKVAPEEPSKIPQVFLVETVETSQPRSSQRSTSPTCDKSACQSGLEPLLRSRAILYRERRECSCCTSPTYEIIDEQDQVLYEVRELDGFCCCGPNVALAANAYGSMVLHFRMDQYCDGCFLAPYKGISVSDATGRLLGSVEMQFWSLKNRFDVLDSDGRLLFKVTNRTKFCGAQTFYVHDRERKMAGRILQEGMGFCYKIEYFQGLDLTARVTLIAATKFIIYQLKAARSSH; encoded by the exons ATGAGGAACAAAGTCGCACCAGAGGAACCGAGCAAG ATTCCCCAGGTGTTCCTGGTTGAAACTGTAGAAACAAGCCAACCACGGTCGTCCCAACGCTCAACTTCTCCAACATGTGACAAATCAGCGTGCCAGTCTGGCCTAGAACCACTCCTCCGATCCAGAGCCATCCTGTACCGGGAACGACGCGAGTGCTCCTGCTGCACCTCCCCAACCTACGAGATCATCGACGAGCAGGACCAAGTACTGTACGAAGTCCGTGAACTGGACGGTTTTTGCTGTTGCGGTCCGAATGTCGCACTGGCGGCGAACGCATACGGCTCGATGGTGCTGCACTTTCGTATGGATCAATACTGCGACGGGTGCTTTCTGGCGCCATACAAGGGCATTTCCGTGTCCGATGCCACGGGCCGGCTGTTGGGATCGGTGGAAATGCAGTTTTGGTCGCTGAAGAATCGGTTCGATGTGCTCGATTCGGACGGACGACTGCTGTTTAAGGTTACGAACAGGACGAAATTTTGCGGGGCTCAAACGTTTTACGTGCACGATCGGGAGAGAAAGATGGCGGGAAGGATTTTGCAGGAAGGAATGGgattttgctacaaaattgagtattttcaaggATTGGATTTGACCGCGAGGGTTACGCTGATTGCTGCCAcgaagtttatt ATTTATCAACTGAAAGCTGCCCGTTCATCCCATtaa
- the LOC6037291 gene encoding uncharacterized protein LOC6037291 has product MFQTQHFAFSVLLLVQIIPTWCQQFYGISLAGQQQVGKKKLLIHHIGQCSDHKDLPIFLPDMRIAALNSTTSAVSGTVHFREDFPTGWDVAVSIRKCDNFRPDADCRPFMNHLVSMNQCTMSRLFGDVAYMKYLKNLQPRAECPFRKGNYTFGETPVDDELVRFLPGVGATYWTVDMIGKIDQRVVLCVSVQMNVKPKKNVKNVS; this is encoded by the exons ATGTTTCAAACCCAACACTTCGCTTTCAGTGTACTTCTACTCGTTCAAATCATTCCCACCTGGTGCCAGCAGTTTTACGGAATCTCCCTAGCCGGCCAGCAGCAGGTTGGCAAGAAAAAGCTGCTCATCCACCACATTGGCCAGTGTTCCGACCACAAAGATCTTCCCATATTCTTGCCGGACATGCGGATAGCGGCGCTCAATTCCACCACCAGTGCCGTCAGCGGAACTGTCCACTTTCGGGAGGACTTTCCCACCGGGTGGGACGTGGCGGTGTCGATTCGGAAGTGCGACAACTTCCGACCGGACGCCGATTGTCGTCCCTTTATGAACCACCTGGTCAGCATGAACCAGTGCACGATGAGTCGACTGTTTGGTGACGTGGCGTACATGAAGTACTTGAAGAACTTGCAACCGAGGGCGGAGTGTCCGTTCCGGAAAGGGAACTACACGTTTGGGGAAACTCCGGTGGACGATGAGTTGGTTAG GTTTCTACCAGGAGTTGGTGCAACGTATTGGACAGTTGATATGATTGGAAAGATTGATCAACGAGTGGTGCTCTGTGTATCGGTGCAGATGAATGTAAAACCGAAGAAAAATGTGAAGAATGTATCCTAA